The following nucleotide sequence is from Desulfatirhabdium butyrativorans DSM 18734.
AGCTGGGCGGAGGCTTCGAGCAGGTGAATCGGTCCTTCGACCGTTCCGGTGCCATAAGATACGGCATGCTCGTAACACAGCGGCAGAATCACGATCCCCGCATCTTCGATTCGGTCGACGCTGGCTCCTGCTTCCCCGAAGGATGGATGACCGTTTTTCGGTTTCATATGTGCTTCCGATGCAACAATGTCCTGTCTCGATCAAAACTGCCGTCAATCCGTTTACATGACCAGAATGGCCGCCGCAAGAACCGTTGTCCACAGGTTTCCTTCGGCACCCAGTGCACCCTGACTGATATTGATGGACTTGACGATTTTGCCGGACATTTTGTAAACTTCCCGTCGTTCGTCATAGTCCTTGTCGGCATCGAACTCGATGCCAAGGGTGTTGGCCAGCATGGTGGCCGCCAGATCCTCCGCATATTCGCCGGCTTCGATTTCGGTTTGCCCGAAGCCGTGGTGTTCGGAAAGGTAGCCATATCGCCCTTTTTCGGCAGGCAGGGCCAGGCCGATGCTTGCAACGATTCTTCTGCCCGGTTCGCATATCTGTTCTCTGGCCATGACACAGTGGGTGATTTCTCCCGGTTCCAGCAGATCGCTTCCCCTGTCAATATCGATGATATTGCAGTAAGGCGGAAAAATGGAGGAAACGGTCACCAGGTTCAGGTGAGCGATACGGGCTTCCCGTAAGGCGTTCTCAAAAGAGGAAAGCTTTTCCTTGGCGATTCCTATTCCCCTGGTAAAGAACATATACCGTGGTACAGACATTGATCGACCCTCCCAGCAGAAAAAATGCAGCCCCACCGGCTGTACACATATCGGCATCCGGATCGGACGCCAGAAAACCACGGAAAAATAATGGAAAACGAGCGGCATGTCAAAAAAAAACTGATTCGGATGAAAAACTCAGGCCGACTGACGGGGAACGGAGCCGGACAGGATCCATTCTTCATATGTGCGCGGATCAGAAAATCAACCTCCTGAAGTGGGATTACAACCGTGCGTATTCCTCTGGATTTGAGCCATCACTGTGTCGAAACCGCCATGAAACACCAGTTCGAAAAGCAACTCGGCCGTTATTTTTCCGATGCGGCAGCCCGAAATGAACTCGAACCGTTGCTGGACGCCATGAGTGATATACTGGCGACTTGGGACTTTCCCTATCTGAGATCCGCATTCCCGGCGCTTTCCGGAGGCGCTGCAACACCGGTATTTCTGGTGCTTCCGGAGGATGATTCGTCGCCCTTCCTCGAAGTTTCGGAGAAAAGGATCGATCCCCTGCTGCGCCATCCGGCACCTGTATAGCGCTTGTGAACGGAAAACCTCCGCTGCGAAACGGCGCTACTGCTTCTCCTGCAGCGTAAAGCGCCAACTGCAGTACCACTCTTGCGGATGGGCATCGGGCGGGCATCCAATGCATTCCGTTTGAATCCGGGAATCGATGGAACGGGCAAAACCGGTATATTCCACAAGACCGCCGGATTTGCAGGGGTAATCCTGCAGTCCTTTGCGTTTTCGCGCCGATTGCACACGGCAGTCGTTCATCTGGAACACCAGGCTGTTATCGTTTTCCCAAACGAAGGACTGCACGTTGATCCGGGCATAGAGCCGCAGGCCCAGAGCCTGTTGCAAGCCTTCCAGACCCGCGTTTTCCGGCAGGTGCAGCAAGCGCTTGATGGCCCAGGCTTCCACCGGAGAAAACCGGCCCCAGCAACTGTCGTTGCATCGTTTGGCATCATTCATACCATGCTGGAATTCGATGGCCTGAAACCACACCCCGTCATTGGCCAGCCAGTTTGCGGCAACGGCATCCAGAAGTCCGAGTATACGCTCTTTGGTCATATCGAGCAGCGCCTGTGGAATACCCTGCTGTACCGGGAAACCAAGCGTTTTCGAAAGCCGGTTCATCTGGATGGGGAGCCCCCGGTCAAAGGCCGTTCCGAGCGCTTCGAGAGCCTTTTCCTGGCCCATCTGATGCCATACCTCGTTGAACCACAATGCATAATGCACCACGATGCGATGCATGAAATCCACGACAAGACCCGCAAGTTCCTGGTTGTCCATCCGTTCGATGGGCGAAGTTGTGATAGCCTCTGGCATGATCCCTTGTCCTCTTTTTTATCGTGAAAATACATCAGTGGTCATTGGTTAGCCTGTAGGGGCGACCGGCCGGTCGCCCCTACGAGTCCCTGCGAATGCCTTGGTCTGTATTACCGCATCTGCCGGAATGACGACCGAATTGTCATCTCCGGGGGCGGCGATACCGCCATGAGCATTTATATTACCCGGGGCGCGACGCTTCGCCCCCCTGCAACCGACCTTCAGGCTCCTGCCTGAAAACATCTTTCCGGTAGCGATTACATTGTTCCCCAATCGGCCGGAAGTTTCTGATCTGGCTTTTCGCCAAATTTTTCCTTCAATTTCTTCAGCCCGGGCCGTGCATACTGGGGGTGTCCCTGTTTCTGGGTCCTGCCGTTCACCACGGCCTCCGAGCGAAGCCTTCGACCGATGGTCTTTTCCATCATCTTGCCGAGCCACAGCACCCGGTCCACATTATATCCGTGTTCGATGCCCATTTCATCGATCTGAACGAGGGTGTCTTCCAGGCAGACCAGGCCGACATAGCGCGGATCATCGTAATAATAGTCGCCCGTTCCTTTGGTGGGGCAATCGTCGAGGAAATTGGCCGGCTGGCCGCCCAACCCGCCGAGCGTGCATTCGAAATGGGTAATTCCCGCCTGAAGAGCCGCCAGGATCGATGCGGAGGCCATCCGTTTGGTTTCGTGAAAATGGGCGATGTGCAGATTCGGGTCGGGCATGGCGTCGAGAACCATCGAATAGTACCGATACACTTCGGCCGCAGAAGCGCTTCCGTCATGGTCGGCATGTTCGATGTCATGTGCGCCGATGGAAAGCCATCGCCTGGAGAACTCCACGGCATCTTTTAGCTCCGTCGCGCCGCCGATGGGACTGCCCCAGATGGTGCTGACCGTTCCGCACATTTTCATGCCGGCATCGTTGCATTTTCGGATACAACGCTCGGCCTCCTTCCAGTAATCGGGAAGGGTCGTTCCGGAATTGGCGAAATGGTGCTGCTCTTCGGTGGAGACCATCATGAGCAGCCGGTCCGGGCCGATGCCTTTCTGTTTCAATGCAATGGCCCGATCCACGGCGCCTTCCCGGATCGTTACCGCCGTAAAACAGATGTCTTCGTATTTGATCCCTTTTTTGGCGCATCGATTCTTGAATGCATCGCTTCGAGCATGGGTCAAAAGCTGTTCGGCATCCCGAAATTGCGGCATCAGGTAGGGATTGCCCAGGTTGGTGATTTCGATGTTGCGGCACCCGGCCATAATCATTTCTTCCATGTAAAAAATCTTGGCTGCGGTCGAAATGAATTTTTCTTCGTGCTGGAAGCCATCGCGAACGGTAATGTCTCCGATCGTCACTTTCCGGGGCATGCGGGGGAAAATCTTCCAGTAATCGTACTCGGTCATGGCGGTCAGATTCCTTTCTACGGTTCAAGGTTGCGCATTACAGGTTGACGGTTACAGGATGCAGGTTATCGATTGATGGGACTTCGACGCCGGAGCGCCGGACGTCACTCTGCCAATGAATGTGCGTGTCGGGAGCATGACATTCGCTCTGGGAAACGGTACCCCCCAACGGTTTCCTGACTCCCGACGGTGAATCGGTCATTCCCCTCTATAGACAGGCTTTCGCTTTTCCTGAAAAGCGGCAAGTCCTTCGAGTCTGTCCTTGGTGGGGATACAGACCCAGTATGCATTCGATTCAA
It contains:
- a CDS encoding pyruvoyl-dependent arginine decarboxylase, whose protein sequence is MSVPRYMFFTRGIGIAKEKLSSFENALREARIAHLNLVTVSSIFPPYCNIIDIDRGSDLLEPGEITHCVMAREQICEPGRRIVASIGLALPAEKGRYGYLSEHHGFGQTEIEAGEYAEDLAATMLANTLGIEFDADKDYDERREVYKMSGKIVKSINISQGALGAEGNLWTTVLAAAILVM
- a CDS encoding DUF6125 family protein, coding for MPEAITTSPIERMDNQELAGLVVDFMHRIVVHYALWFNEVWHQMGQEKALEALGTAFDRGLPIQMNRLSKTLGFPVQQGIPQALLDMTKERILGLLDAVAANWLANDGVWFQAIEFQHGMNDAKRCNDSCWGRFSPVEAWAIKRLLHLPENAGLEGLQQALGLRLYARINVQSFVWENDNSLVFQMNDCRVQSARKRKGLQDYPCKSGGLVEYTGFARSIDSRIQTECIGCPPDAHPQEWYCSWRFTLQEKQ
- a CDS encoding pyruvate carboxyltransferase, with the protein product MTEYDYWKIFPRMPRKVTIGDITVRDGFQHEEKFISTAAKIFYMEEMIMAGCRNIEITNLGNPYLMPQFRDAEQLLTHARSDAFKNRCAKKGIKYEDICFTAVTIREGAVDRAIALKQKGIGPDRLLMMVSTEEQHHFANSGTTLPDYWKEAERCIRKCNDAGMKMCGTVSTIWGSPIGGATELKDAVEFSRRWLSIGAHDIEHADHDGSASAAEVYRYYSMVLDAMPDPNLHIAHFHETKRMASASILAALQAGITHFECTLGGLGGQPANFLDDCPTKGTGDYYYDDPRYVGLVCLEDTLVQIDEMGIEHGYNVDRVLWLGKMMEKTIGRRLRSEAVVNGRTQKQGHPQYARPGLKKLKEKFGEKPDQKLPADWGTM